The following are encoded together in the Acanthochromis polyacanthus isolate Apoly-LR-REF ecotype Palm Island chromosome 14, KAUST_Apoly_ChrSc, whole genome shotgun sequence genome:
- the tnfsf13b gene encoding tumor necrosis factor ligand superfamily member 13B, with product MTVLAGVKPVAGQGAGEGRPSWPIFLLTLAAVISSFLSALSMYQLVHLRSEIEGLKLEACRRREEGQEARYGDQTESGRRSSQETPHHPGSQHAFDLIRRKRTAAGKETFVSQPCLQLLANSSRKPFRKEILSEPYTSIPWQTGLKRGSALEEDNDRILVREEGFYFVYSQVYYMDSTFAMGHVVIRWKRNVVGDELSFVFLFRCIQTMNPEYAFNTCYTGGIVKLEVGDYLELLIPRPAANVSLDGDSTFLGAFKLA from the exons ATGACGGTTTTAGCAGGTGTGAAGCCTGTGGCTGGACAAGGGGCAGGTGAAGGAAGGCCCTCCTGGCCAATTTTCCTGCTAACGCTAGCTGCTGTCATCTCCTCTTTTCTGTCAGCTTTGTCCATGTACCAACTGGTACATCTCAGATCTGAAATAGAGGGACTCAAATTAGAAGCCTGTCGCAGGAGAGAAGAGGGTCAAGAGGCCAGGTACGGAGACCAG ACTGAGAGTGGCAGGAGAAGCAGCCAAGAGACTCCACACCATCCTGGGTCTCAACATGCATTCGACCTGATAAGGAGGAAGAGGACAGCAGCTGGAAAAGAGACGTTTG TTTCTCAGCCTTGTCTGCAGCTGTTGGCAAACAGTAGCAGAAAACCCTTCAGGAAAG AAATTTTATCAGAACCATACACAAGTATCCCTTggcagactgggctgaagaGAGGCTCTGCCCTGGAGGAGGACAACGACCGCATATTGGTCAGAGAGGAGGGCTTCTACTTTGTGTACAGTCAG GTCTACTACATGGACAGCACCTTTGCAATGGGCCATGTGGTGATCCGGTGGAAGAGGAATGTTGTGGGAGATGAGCTCTCATTCGTGTTTCTGTTCCGCTGCATCCAGACCATGAACCCTGAGTACGCTTTCAACACCTGCTACACAGGAG GTATTGTGAAGCTGGAGGTCGGAGACTACTTGGAGCTTCTGATCCCGCGGCCCGCTGCCAACGTGTCCCTGGATGGTGATTCCACCTTCCTGGGTGCTTTCAAACTGGCCTGA